TTTTTGATGGTGGCCTCATGCTCTGAAGGTCTGCATCTTTTGGCTCATGGATTTCTTGTGCCATCACCTCTTCAAATGTTTccttattcttctttaggATATCCTCCGGAGTAccaatcttcttcttgggGTTCACAAACTTGAACTTGACATTATTGGGTTTTATTTTAAAGCCATATGTGCTATAAGTATCAACATTTTGCAAATCAACGTCTGAAACATTCTGATTTAAATACCCAAAATCAAACTTCTGTGTAAGTTGTCGAAACCCCAGACTAATCATATCCCTATCTACATATTCATCTGTAGGTATTTCAGCAACATAAACAattattccaaatattAACACTAAATTCAAAGGTATAATTAATACAAGTAACGGTTTTGGTATTCTCAATGAGAATGCAGATATCATACTTGTTTCTAAAGAAATTTAGTTATATCTAAGGTggataattcaataaatcatgcGTCTCAGATGTACGTATAGTATTGCTTAATTAACTGAAATTTTATGTCTCTTGCTAGATCATTACTATCATACTATCATACCGCTTGTTAACAGATAAACCAAATGCACGCGCCTTGGTAGTTACATTATGTGCCAATAccaaataaagaaaaaatggCATTATGGAAGACACTATAGTCTAGTATAAGTCGTTATAGAGGAAGTTTCAGTCATTCATATATGCTTGGGGTTGGTAAGAAAGTGGGAAGTTGTAGGATTCTTTCTACAGGTCCTATATTGTTGAAACGAACATTATCTGCTTCTCGTAGAACCCATAATATAAGTTCATTGccaaataaagaaaagacGCTATCGAAGTTCAGCTTTCCTGTTGCAACGTGTACTATAAGAGACATTAATCGagatataaatgaaatgtTGAAAAAAGGGTCTGTCAATGTTACTTTGAATGGCCACATTCACAAAAAACCCAGAATCATGGCTACAAGAAGTTTTGCTGAACTCCGAGATTCCAACGGGGACATAACTCAGATCTTGATGTCACCAGAACATACTCCaaccaaattatttaatttattaaaggAGACCACTACAGAGGATTCTGTTAGTGTGAGTGGGGCTGTTCAGTTGAAACAAGCAAAGGCAGGagaagaaaacaagaaatgGGAACTAGTTGTccaaaattatcaaatattgaatcaTTCGAATTTAGATGCAGCAAGACTCGATAAATTAAAGCACTCTTCACCAAAGGATTTACCACCGCAATTCAGATATTTGCAATTGAGAACTCCTTTCTATCAGAATGCCTTAAGAACTAGAAGCAAAGTTGCAAATTTGATTCGAAATATATTTGTGGAGAAACATGATTTTGTAGAAATTGAAACGCCCcttttattcaaatcaacGCCTGAAGGTGCCAGAGAATTTTTAGTTCCAACTAGGCTGCATGATAGATTCTATGCTTTACCGCAATCTCCGCAACAATACAAACAAATCCTTATGAGTTCCGGGTTCACTCGTTATTTCCAGATTGCAAAATGCTTTAgagatgaagatttgaGAGCTGATAGACAACCTGAATTTACACaaattgatttggaaatgAGTTACATTAATAATAGCGATCAAGTAGGTCTCGTTGTAGAAGACCTTATACATAATATTTGGAACAAAATAGCCATGTTACCTACGTATAAAGTGAATTCTGATGATGTTTTAGAAAAAATCGATTTCGAAGATAGAAATACATTGGCTTTTTCTAAATTGAACTACATAGAAGCTTTAAGCAACTATGGTATTGACAAACCTGATTTAAGGTCAAGCttgaaattcaagaatattaCAACATTTTTTCTGCctataaaaaataaagataacTTTCCAGTTTTAGAGGTATGTATTTTGAGAGGTGCACTTGATTCTTCTAAATCCAAGGTGCCCAGTGTGTTGACAGACGCTAATAATTACTCGAAACGTAAGCCTATAATCTTTGGTATTAAATCCGAAGAAGATGCACAAAAGTGGTATCAAAAATTTGTGGACAAGAATGTTATCCAAAAAACTGCTGCATTTGATGAAACTGAATTACATAAATATCTTGGTTTGAAGGCTGGTGATATTTTAGCCATATCTACAAGGTCTGAATTACCTTATGAAAATCCTACCCCGCTAGGAAAATTCAGACAATTGGCAATTGCAGAGTATCCGAATAAatggaaaagaaaaatatttgacaGGACAACCGGAGatgtttttgaaaactATAATACAGAGGAAATATTTGTTGGCTCATGGGTTGTTGACTTCCCGTTATTTAATCCTGTTGAAATTTCAGAAAGCAATAATGCTGAATTTCCAGAGTATGACTTCACAAAATTCGAATCAACGCACCATCCATTTACCATGGCTAAGCTAGAAGATTACGATTTACTAGCATCAGATCCTCTTAAAGTTAGAGGTGAGCATTATGATTTGGTTATTAATGGAGTCGAGGTTGGTGGTGGTTCAAGAAGAATCCATGATCCACAGttgcaaaaatatatttttgaaaagattttaaaaattcgGAACTACCATGAATTATTTGGCCATTTATTACATGCCTTAAGTATGGGATGTCCTCCTCATGCTGGTTTAGCATTAGGATTTGACAGGTTGTGTACTATGCTAATTGGTAGTACGAGCATTAGAGATGTCATTGCGTTTCCTAAAAACCAATCGGGGATTGATACAGTTGTTGATTCTCCAAGCCATGTTAATGACAAAACTTTGAATGAATACCACATTACTACAATTGTGAATGAAGATGTAAATAGAAACACCCCCATGTAATTAGACTTTAATCTAGATTTATTTTCACtataatacatatatatcagattttatttctaaCGGTTACGGCCTCTTATCTTTGCCTTCTTATTATCGTTGTCATATCCATATTCAAACTCATTGTTCTTACGTTTATTAAAACCTTCTTCAGCTTTCTGTGCTCTCTCCTCCTTCATTTGCTTTTCTTTCATCATTTGCtcaaattttaattcaatagGCTTTTTCACTCTTTCAGTACTATTTTGACCTTCGTGTGAACCTACGCCAAAGTATTCTTCTTCCTGATTTTTAACCAACAGCTTCCAGTCAAATTTCTTTCTGACAAATAATTCCATAGACCAATTCTTCCAAACCAATCTACCATAAGTACTTTCTTTTACTTTATGCGATTCTGAAGCTAACTCTGATCCAATTCTATCCTTATACATGTTAAGTAATACAGTGAAATTCCAAAGTCTGTCGACTATATGGGAGCCATACGAATTACAGGCCAAGTTCACAATTTCATTCTggaataaattcaaaaaccTTTTTCTGATAATAAGAACACTTTTTGGTTCTCCTTCTGATGCTGGGATAACTACTAATGAATTTTCAACCACATGAGAAAAGACCCCATGGTAACACATTTGAATAAACCTAGCAATTGGCAAAGCTAAAAAGTTTA
The nucleotide sequence above comes from Debaryomyces hansenii CBS767 chromosome A complete sequence. Encoded proteins:
- a CDS encoding DEHA2D16346p (similar to uniprot|P15179 Saccharomyces cerevisiae YPL104W MSD1 Mitochondrial aspartyl-tRNA synthetase required for acylation of aspartyl-tRNA) encodes the protein MLGVGKKVGSCRILSTGPILLKRTLSASRRTHNISSLPNKEKTLSKFSFPVATCTIRDINRDINEMLKKGSVNVTLNGHIHKKPRIMATRSFAELRDSNGDITQILMSPEHTPTKLFNLLKETTTEDSVSVSGAVQLKQAKAGEENKKWELVVQNYQILNHSNLDAARLDKLKHSSPKDLPPQFRYLQLRTPFYQNALRTRSKVANLIRNIFVEKHDFVEIETPLLFKSTPEGAREFLVPTRSHDRFYALPQSPQQYKQILMSSGFTRYFQIAKCFRDEDLRADRQPEFTQIDLEMSYINNSDQVGLVVEDLIHNIWNKIAMLPTYKVNSDDVLEKIDFEDRNTLAFSKLNYIEALSNYGIDKPDLRSSLKFKNITTFFSPIKNKDNFPVLEVCILRGALDSSKSKVPSVLTDANNYSKRKPIIFGIKSEEDAQKWYQKFVDKNVIQKTAAFDETELHKYLGLKAGDILAISTRSELPYENPTPLGKFRQLAIAEYPNKWKRKIFDRTTGDVFENYNTEEIFVGSWVVDFPLFNPVEISESNNAEFPEYDFTKFESTHHPFTMAKLEDYDLLASDPLKVRGEHYDLVINGVEVGGGSRRIHDPQLQKYIFEKILKIRNYHELFGHLLHALSMGCPPHAGLALGFDRLCTMLIGSTSIRDVIAFPKNQSGIDTVVDSPSHVNDKTLNEYHITTIVNEDVNRNTPM